A genomic window from Cupriavidus metallidurans CH34 includes:
- the glyQ gene encoding glycine--tRNA ligase subunit alpha gives MLTFQQMILTLQAYWDRQGCALLQPIDLEVGAGTSHVHTFLRAIGPEPWRAAYVQPSRRPKDGRYGENPNRLQHYYQYQVVLKPAPENILELYLGSLEALGLDLKQNDIRFVEDDWENPTLGAWGLGWEVWLNGMEVTQFTYFQQVGGIDCKPITGEITYGIERLAMYLQKVENIYDLVWTEWQENGETRRLTYGDVYHQNEVEQSTYNFEHSNTEILFRHFAEHESEAKRLMGDTGEKAEGAQEKAAGTRLALPAYEQVLKAAHTFNLLDARGAISVTERAAYIGRIRNLSRQVAQAYYDSREALGFPMCKTEARA, from the coding sequence ATGCTGACCTTCCAACAAATGATTCTGACCCTGCAGGCCTACTGGGACCGGCAGGGTTGCGCGCTGTTGCAACCGATCGATCTGGAGGTCGGCGCCGGGACGTCGCACGTGCACACCTTCCTGCGCGCCATCGGCCCGGAACCGTGGCGTGCCGCATACGTGCAACCGTCGCGCCGCCCCAAGGACGGCCGCTATGGCGAGAACCCCAACCGCCTGCAGCACTACTACCAGTACCAGGTGGTGCTCAAGCCGGCGCCCGAGAACATTCTCGAGCTGTACCTCGGCTCGCTCGAGGCGCTGGGCCTTGACCTCAAGCAGAACGACATCCGCTTCGTCGAGGACGACTGGGAAAATCCGACGCTCGGCGCATGGGGCCTGGGCTGGGAAGTCTGGCTCAACGGCATGGAAGTGACGCAGTTCACCTACTTCCAGCAGGTTGGCGGCATCGACTGCAAGCCGATCACCGGCGAAATCACCTACGGCATCGAGCGTCTGGCGATGTACCTGCAGAAGGTCGAGAACATCTACGACCTGGTCTGGACCGAATGGCAGGAAAACGGCGAGACGCGCCGCCTGACCTACGGTGACGTGTACCACCAGAACGAAGTGGAACAGTCCACCTACAACTTCGAGCACAGCAACACGGAAATCCTGTTCCGCCATTTTGCCGAGCACGAGAGCGAAGCCAAGCGCCTGATGGGCGATACCGGCGAAAAGGCCGAAGGCGCGCAGGAGAAGGCCGCTGGCACACGCCTGGCGCTGCCGGCCTATGAACAAGTGCTCAAGGCCGCCCACACCTTCAACCTGCTGGACGCGCGCGGCGCGATCTCCGTGACCGAGCGTGCCGCCTATATCGGGCGAATCCGCAATCTGTCGCGCCAGGTGGCGCAGGCCTACTACGACTCGCGGGAAGCACTTGGCTTCCCGATGTGCAAGACCGAGGCCCGCGCATGA
- the glyS gene encoding glycine--tRNA ligase subunit beta — translation MSQPMTDSLLIELFTEELPPKALARLGEAFAQGLFDGLGARDLLEAGATVTPFATPRRLGALVSGVRRTAPDREQREKVLPLTVALDANGAPTAPLGKKLAALAKSVGVAEIDWQTLERASDGKADAFFYRYTARGATLADGLQAALDETLTKLPIPKVMSYQRPDGTTVHFVRPAHSLIALYGAEIVPVSALGLQASNLTQGHRFLSQGTIEIPHAAEYAGLLESRGRVVASYADRRERIRTALLKEAGADKVIMPDSLLDEVNSLVEWPVIYPCHFEEAFLAVPQECLILTMQTNQKYFALTDAEGHLRNRFLIVSNLATDTPQSIITGNERVVRPRLADAKFFFDQDRKKTLASRVPQLANVVYHNKIGNQLDRVQRLQQIAGHLADAMNATGAPVDKAAAMRGAELAKADLLTDMVGEFPELQGTMGTYYARHDDEAEDVALACSEHYRPRFAGDALPAGNVSTAVALADKLETLIGIWGIGLQPTGEKDPFALRRHALGILRMLIEKPLALPLNDVLGLTEQAFAGIAAVKPSREAITDFLFDRVRGYLKDKGYTTNEVEAVVSLRPQQLHDILARMEAVRTFAALPEAEALAAANKRITNILKKTDEAIGSVDVSLFQEAAEGALHEAIERVRPGVEAAFAGGDFTAALRDLAQLRDAVDRFFNDVMVMAEDAKLRANRLALLATLHGLANRVADISKLAA, via the coding sequence ATGTCGCAACCCATGACCGATTCGCTGCTGATCGAACTGTTCACTGAAGAACTGCCGCCGAAGGCGCTGGCACGCCTGGGCGAGGCCTTTGCCCAAGGCCTGTTCGACGGCCTCGGCGCGCGCGATCTGCTCGAAGCAGGCGCCACCGTTACGCCTTTCGCCACGCCGCGCCGCCTGGGCGCGCTGGTCTCCGGCGTGCGCCGCACCGCGCCGGACCGCGAGCAGCGCGAGAAGGTACTGCCGCTGACCGTGGCGCTCGATGCCAACGGCGCCCCGACGGCTCCGCTGGGCAAGAAGCTGGCGGCACTGGCCAAATCGGTCGGCGTAGCCGAGATTGACTGGCAGACGCTCGAGCGCGCCTCCGACGGCAAGGCCGATGCGTTCTTCTACCGCTACACCGCGCGCGGCGCGACGCTGGCCGATGGCCTGCAGGCAGCGCTCGACGAGACGCTGACCAAGCTGCCGATCCCGAAGGTGATGAGCTACCAGCGTCCGGACGGCACCACCGTGCATTTCGTGCGTCCGGCACACAGCCTGATCGCGCTGTACGGCGCGGAGATCGTGCCGGTTTCGGCGCTCGGCCTGCAAGCCAGCAATCTCACGCAAGGTCACCGCTTCCTGTCGCAGGGCACGATCGAGATTCCCCACGCGGCCGAGTACGCCGGCCTGCTGGAATCGCGCGGCCGCGTCGTCGCCAGCTATGCCGACCGGCGCGAGCGCATCCGCACGGCGCTGCTCAAGGAAGCCGGCGCCGACAAGGTCATCATGCCGGACTCGCTGCTTGACGAGGTGAACTCGCTGGTCGAATGGCCGGTGATCTACCCGTGCCACTTCGAGGAAGCCTTCCTGGCCGTGCCGCAGGAGTGCCTGATCCTGACGATGCAGACCAACCAGAAGTACTTTGCACTGACCGATGCCGAAGGGCACCTGCGCAACCGCTTCCTGATCGTATCGAACCTGGCCACCGACACCCCGCAATCGATCATCACGGGCAACGAGCGTGTGGTGCGCCCACGCCTGGCCGATGCGAAGTTCTTCTTCGACCAGGACCGCAAAAAGACGCTGGCCTCGCGCGTGCCGCAACTCGCCAACGTGGTCTACCACAACAAGATCGGCAACCAGCTCGACCGCGTGCAGCGCCTGCAGCAGATCGCCGGCCATCTTGCCGACGCGATGAACGCCACCGGCGCCCCGGTCGACAAGGCCGCCGCGATGCGCGGCGCCGAACTGGCCAAGGCCGACCTGCTGACCGATATGGTCGGCGAGTTCCCCGAGCTGCAAGGCACGATGGGCACGTACTACGCCCGCCACGACGACGAAGCCGAGGACGTCGCCCTGGCCTGCTCCGAACACTATCGCCCGCGCTTTGCCGGCGACGCGCTGCCGGCAGGCAACGTGAGCACCGCCGTGGCGCTGGCCGACAAGCTTGAGACGCTGATTGGCATCTGGGGCATCGGCCTGCAGCCGACGGGCGAAAAGGACCCGTTCGCGCTGCGCCGCCACGCGCTGGGCATCCTGCGGATGCTGATCGAGAAACCGCTGGCGCTGCCCCTGAACGACGTGCTGGGTCTGACCGAACAAGCCTTCGCCGGCATCGCGGCGGTCAAGCCTTCGCGCGAAGCGATCACCGACTTCCTCTTCGACCGCGTACGTGGCTACCTGAAGGACAAGGGCTACACGACCAACGAAGTAGAAGCCGTGGTCAGCCTGCGCCCGCAGCAACTGCACGACATCCTGGCGCGCATGGAAGCCGTCCGCACGTTCGCGGCGTTGCCTGAAGCCGAAGCCCTGGCCGCAGCGAACAAACGCATCACGAACATCCTGAAGAAGACGGACGAGGCAATCGGCAGCGTCGATGTATCGCTGTTCCAGGAGGCTGCCGAAGGCGCGTTGCACGAGGCGATCGAGCGCGTGCGCCCGGGCGTGGAAGCCGCGTTCGCGGGTGGTGATTTCACCGCCGCGCTGCGCGACCTGGCACAGCTTCGCGATGCTGTGGACCGCTTCTTCAACGACGTGATGGTCATGGCCGAGGACGCGAAGCTGCGCGCCAACCGCCTGGCGCTGTTGGCCACGCTGCACGGCCTGGCGAATCGCGTCGCGGACATTTCGAAGCTGGCGGCCTAA
- the lnt gene encoding apolipoprotein N-acyltransferase, protein MQVTSRSGTVFRLLIAAVLGVAHTQAFAPHNWWWLQILSLAGLVALIAGAPRPRAAAATAYAFGLGWFLSGIWWLFISMHVYGEMPSWMAGLAVVLFAGYLSIWPALAGAAWHWLTQRGRNGVLPALAFGATWALSEWLRGVVFTGFPWLGSGYPHTDGPLAGFAPLIGVYGISALAGFIAALLVAVVGAIGRQRKARSAVLAGGLAVGVLACGAALAPIQYTSPIGQPIHVRLLQGNVAQDIKFEPVGIERSLELYRDLITEAPADLVVTPETAFPVILQELPVEIARAVRTFMEKTGTTIIFGAAGADSPVDFTNSVFAIGPEQDQLYRYNKHHLVPFGEFIPFGFRWFVDMMKMPLGDFRRGTLDQPAVPVRGIHVAPNICYEDLFGEEIAATLRQQATPANMLANVTNLAWFGDTIALDQHLQISRMRALEMRRPMLRATNTGMTAVVAPDGTVQAKLPTFQVGTLTATVQGMQGLTPYIRWGNVPVLIGSLLVLLVAARARRARG, encoded by the coding sequence ATGCAAGTCACGTCCCGCTCCGGCACCGTGTTCCGGCTGCTGATCGCGGCCGTCCTGGGCGTGGCCCATACACAAGCCTTCGCACCGCACAACTGGTGGTGGCTGCAGATCCTGTCGCTGGCCGGACTCGTCGCACTGATCGCCGGCGCCCCACGCCCGCGCGCCGCAGCGGCCACGGCCTATGCCTTCGGGCTGGGCTGGTTCCTGTCCGGCATCTGGTGGCTGTTCATCAGCATGCACGTCTACGGCGAGATGCCGTCGTGGATGGCCGGTCTGGCCGTGGTGCTGTTTGCCGGCTACCTGTCGATCTGGCCCGCCCTGGCCGGCGCGGCCTGGCACTGGCTGACACAACGCGGCCGCAACGGCGTGCTCCCCGCGCTGGCGTTCGGCGCCACGTGGGCGCTCTCCGAGTGGCTGCGCGGCGTGGTGTTCACCGGATTTCCGTGGCTCGGCAGTGGCTATCCCCACACGGACGGCCCGCTGGCGGGTTTCGCGCCGCTGATCGGCGTCTATGGCATTTCCGCGCTGGCCGGGTTCATCGCGGCCTTGCTGGTGGCAGTCGTCGGCGCCATCGGCCGCCAGCGAAAAGCCCGATCGGCGGTGCTCGCCGGCGGACTCGCGGTGGGCGTGCTGGCCTGCGGCGCGGCGCTTGCGCCGATCCAGTACACCTCGCCCATCGGACAGCCGATCCATGTCCGGCTGCTGCAAGGCAATGTGGCCCAGGACATCAAGTTCGAACCCGTGGGCATCGAGCGATCGCTGGAGCTTTACCGCGACCTGATCACCGAGGCGCCGGCCGATCTGGTGGTCACGCCGGAGACCGCATTCCCGGTAATCCTGCAGGAACTGCCGGTCGAGATCGCCCGTGCGGTGCGTACCTTCATGGAAAAGACCGGCACCACGATCATCTTCGGCGCCGCCGGCGCCGATTCGCCGGTGGATTTCACCAACAGCGTGTTCGCGATCGGCCCGGAACAGGATCAGCTCTACCGCTACAACAAGCACCATCTGGTGCCATTCGGCGAGTTCATCCCGTTCGGCTTCCGCTGGTTCGTGGACATGATGAAAATGCCGCTGGGCGATTTCCGGCGCGGCACGCTGGACCAGCCGGCGGTTCCGGTACGCGGCATTCATGTGGCACCGAATATCTGCTACGAGGATTTGTTCGGGGAAGAGATCGCGGCCACGCTGCGCCAGCAGGCAACACCGGCCAACATGCTGGCCAACGTCACGAACCTGGCCTGGTTTGGCGACACGATCGCACTGGACCAGCACCTTCAGATCTCGCGGATGCGCGCGCTGGAAATGCGCAGGCCCATGCTGCGTGCCACGAATACGGGCATGACCGCCGTGGTGGCACCGGATGGCACAGTGCAGGCAAAGCTGCCGACTTTCCAGGTGGGAACGCTGACCGCGACCGTGCAGGGCATGCAGGGCCTGACGCCTTACATCCGCTGGGGTAACGTGCCGGTGCTGATCGGCAGCCTGCTGGTGCTGTTGGTGGCCGCCCGCGCGCGACGCGCGCGCGGGTAG